One region of Deltaproteobacteria bacterium genomic DNA includes:
- the purE gene encoding 5-(carboxyamino)imidazole ribonucleotide mutase produces MTEPSQDPRVAVIMGSKSDLPVMEGAIAMLRELGVAFDAKVVSAHRTPVEMGEFAASARAKGYRVIIAGAGGAAHLPGMVAAHTSLPVIGVPVPITQLSGMDALYSIVQMPKGVPVATVAIGGAHNAGILAAQILASGDSQYAKSLAVRLDAYKAKMRAEVQAQQLEV; encoded by the coding sequence ATGACGGAACCATCGCAGGACCCCAGAGTTGCAGTAATCATGGGGAGCAAGTCGGACCTACCGGTGATGGAAGGGGCGATCGCCATGCTTCGTGAACTCGGTGTGGCGTTTGATGCCAAAGTGGTGTCAGCGCACAGGACGCCTGTCGAGATGGGCGAATTCGCGGCGAGTGCACGCGCCAAGGGCTACCGCGTGATTATAGCGGGTGCCGGCGGTGCTGCGCATCTGCCCGGTATGGTGGCGGCCCACACGTCGCTTCCCGTGATTGGTGTACCGGTTCCCATTACGCAGCTCAGTGGCATGGACGCCTTGTATTCTATAGTGCAGATGCCCAAGGGGGTTCCAGTCGCTACGGTTGCCATCGGCGGGGCGCACAATGCAGGGATACTGGCAGCGCAAATCTTAGCTAGCGGCGACAGTCAGTACGCCAAGAGTTTGGCGGTCAGACTAGACGCCTACAAGGCTAAGATGCGTGCTGAAGTCCAAGCGCAGCAACTGGAGGTCTGA
- a CDS encoding ATP-grasp domain-containing protein: MSDPFGLISGVTQIRDAMKSHPANATTAQGAVAIIGAGQLGRMLAEAAVHLGYMPHVLAKDPGEPAAQVRGARVIRGDIGDQHALAELLAPCALVTFESELTPPPVIAAAAAYRRVDGTSVAIEPSPDVMAVCGDKLRQKELLTRLAVPTARFEALPRDQSSDHYVITWLEGLTQRFAGGSVLKWARGGYDGRGTLVYRGSPEELAAALEFVLQATARGSSVYAESFVPFTAELAVVTSRSTTGELVQYPPVLTTQTNGICTEVVGPAAALGLSPGAIADALTFARRIGESLKIAGTFAVEFFVQADGSVVVNEIAPRVHNSGHFTLNGAVTSQFENHWRGVLGLPLGSTETHPYFGMINLIGWPGFVGQVPEGFSPQEPKVSSYWYGKAEVRPGRKVGHVNLVADSASELRRRIELVKVEIGAWQSRLTREQA, from the coding sequence ATGTCAGATCCTTTCGGACTTATAAGTGGCGTCACTCAGATTCGAGACGCTATGAAATCACACCCTGCAAATGCAACCACAGCTCAAGGCGCCGTAGCCATCATTGGCGCCGGACAACTCGGCCGGATGCTGGCTGAGGCGGCAGTCCATCTAGGATACATGCCCCATGTGCTGGCCAAGGATCCGGGTGAGCCGGCCGCTCAAGTGCGAGGTGCGCGGGTGATCCGCGGCGATATCGGTGACCAGCATGCCTTAGCCGAGCTTCTGGCACCGTGTGCCTTGGTGACGTTTGAGAGCGAGCTGACGCCGCCTCCAGTGATAGCAGCGGCAGCAGCCTACCGGCGCGTCGACGGGACTTCAGTAGCAATCGAACCGAGTCCCGACGTGATGGCGGTCTGTGGTGACAAGCTGAGGCAGAAGGAGCTTCTGACTAGGCTTGCCGTACCCACGGCTAGGTTTGAGGCCTTGCCGCGTGACCAATCGAGTGACCATTACGTGATTACCTGGTTGGAAGGGCTAACGCAGCGCTTTGCTGGGGGCTCTGTGCTCAAATGGGCTCGTGGTGGCTACGATGGGCGCGGTACTTTGGTTTACCGTGGCAGCCCTGAAGAACTAGCCGCGGCTCTGGAGTTTGTCCTGCAGGCAACAGCCCGCGGATCGTCGGTGTACGCAGAGAGTTTTGTGCCGTTTACGGCGGAGCTCGCTGTCGTGACAAGCCGCTCTACGACGGGTGAGTTAGTGCAGTACCCGCCGGTACTCACAACCCAGACTAACGGCATCTGTACCGAGGTCGTCGGGCCTGCTGCAGCGTTGGGACTTTCCCCTGGAGCTATCGCAGACGCTCTGACATTTGCGCGCCGGATCGGTGAGAGTCTAAAGATTGCAGGTACGTTCGCGGTCGAATTTTTTGTCCAAGCTGACGGTTCCGTAGTCGTAAATGAAATTGCGCCGCGCGTCCATAATTCAGGTCATTTCACGCTCAATGGCGCTGTTACGTCCCAGTTTGAAAATCATTGGCGCGGTGTCCTTGGGCTGCCCCTTGGTAGCACAGAAACACACCCCTACTTTGGGATGATCAATCTTATCGGATGGCCTGGTTTTGTCGGCCAGGTCCCGGAGGGTTTTAGCCCGCAGGAGCCAAAAGTGAGCAGCTACTGGTACGGCAAAGCTGAGGTGCGCCCTGGGCGTAAGGTGGGGCATGTGAATCTGGTGGCTGATTCAGCTTCGGAGCTGCGCCGTCGCATCGAACTTGTTAAGGTCGAGATTGGCGCGTGGCAATCTAGACTAACGAGGGAGCAGGCATGA